The Cydia pomonella isolate Wapato2018A chromosome 9, ilCydPomo1, whole genome shotgun sequence sequence taaatataataattatcttaCAAATACACTTACGACGGTGCGTTACCACGTTTcacgatacatttttaaatcccgtgttgtcaattttagtacagtataataatatatggagAGTCCAGGGTGAAGATGATGCGATACCAGTCGCaataaggattatttaattcttgaaatatattaataattatccaGTAACAAATTTATAAACAAAGGTTGCTTATCGTTTTTCCCTGGACATTTATATCTATTAAATGTACAAGAATTCCTGACAAATTATGGCCCCACTATACCCTTTTTAAAGGTTTCATATATGCTGGCCATTTGTACTCGAGAACAGAACTTTCCCGCTCACCAGACGTTAGCACCACTTGCCAGGACTGATCGCGCTCATAGCCCGCAGCGGCGTATGCGATTCAGGATACAAATCATCTGCCGCCGGCGTCTCGCAAGAGCTCAACCCCGCATGTCTTCTGATAGGCCGTGGAGTCGCCCTGCCACCCTCACTCCGTCTCTCGCGACCCCATTTGTCACTGGCATGTGTTCTTTTCACTGGCTTCTTACAGGACTCCTCTCCGTTCATATCAGAAGGCGGTCTACTTGGCGTTTCAGATTCGCTACCATTCATCAGAGAATGCGCGCTTCTTGCTTTATGCAACGATAAACGTAGTGGCTTCCGAGGCGGCGTTGGTCGGCTTTTCACCTCACTCCTGTCCTCATTCTTCTTGTAGTGACTCAATCTTGTTGAGCAGGTTTCAGAACCGTAGTCGATCCGTGGCGAGCTGGAGTAGATATCCCCGTTCGGGTAATCTGATTCCGACTCGAACTCTGAAGACTTGGCACTTCGGGAATGTAGTTTCGATGTTCTTCTGCTAGATTTGTGGGCGTTTTCTAGAACTTTTCCGTCAATTCTGTGGTACATGTAGTGCCGCTCTGATTCTACATGCACGTCTTCAGCGCTATCGTTTTTCTTTAACTTTCTTAAGCGTTGCGAGCGTTTCAGCTGTTCAATAATAGATAACGTCTTTCGCTCCGCCCAGTTGGTCTTTTTAATACTCTCTTCTATCCTGTCGGCAGCCTTTTTGATCTCATAATGGCGATCAGGCTGCGCGCTCGCACGTGACTTCATCTCCAAATCACTATCAGAGCGGAAGTGATCTTCTTTAGAACGGTTAAGCTTCTCTGCTTTGAGCCTCTGCTTCTCCATGTGTCTTTGGTTGCGCTCGATCATGCGTATAGCCGCGTCTGTTTCCGCGCTATAATCGGCTGCGTGGATGCAGTGGTGGGAGAGGGAGTGCCTCATACGGGAGCGGGGTTCCATGCTGTGTGCGGAATGTGCGCGGGACACGGGGGGTGCGGGCGACGCGCGGGGGGAAATCGCAGCGCGACTGGACGCACCAGACGCATTAGACCTCGGTCGCATTAGTGGTAAACTTGCCTCTGCCCCATCAAGCCCTGGTAGTTTTGCTACAATCGCTGTGATGTCTGGACCCTTCTGGAAAACTTGGACTTCGGACTTGGGGCTCTTGGCGTGCGGCTCGGAGCTGATGCTGATGTTGGTCACGTTCTTCTTGGTCTTGTTGACCGTTATGCAGCTGTCG is a genomic window containing:
- the LOC133521057 gene encoding uncharacterized protein LOC133521057, translating into MSAVMSTLSMISGGRRAHRKLASSSGRKSGQLSDAGEDRRRRDHDLTQQQRSASLQTLEAGGVVNLESLEAKMASIEVSLAGRRRSAGGRDSRELDALRTALSDKDALIHSLKKQLSASLAAARLAPGSPGGRREAPAALSPEERRALDERAAAVRADLDARRANIQELRRRLEKTHVTDNIDTRIQQAELQYKLGREELELLTLSEQARALAQLIDHADAAARADATYYSTLRECGGSALLVAAEARDGSWGAAPRGTGLSVDWSRDNTLRVGDRLVEVNGTNVLSCRNVEELQRAASAAAPARLVLLRVQGSPPASPNQPSPNNTSPAPVPATPNTFTQNEAASLRAELGALRSAAEQAQKAKESLRTDNTRLTHRISYLEEQVAELLARHPQLQPVSSSDSCITVNKTKKNVTNISISSEPHAKSPKSEVQVFQKGPDITAIVAKLPGLDGAEASLPLMRPRSNASGASSRAAISPRASPAPPVSRAHSAHSMEPRSRMRHSLSHHCIHAADYSAETDAAIRMIERNQRHMEKQRLKAEKLNRSKEDHFRSDSDLEMKSRASAQPDRHYEIKKAADRIEESIKKTNWAERKTLSIIEQLKRSQRLRKLKKNDSAEDVHVESERHYMYHRIDGKVLENAHKSSRRTSKLHSRSAKSSEFESESDYPNGDIYSSSPRIDYGSETCSTRLSHYKKNEDRSEVKSRPTPPRKPLRLSLHKARSAHSLMNGSESETPSRPPSDMNGEESCKKPVKRTHASDKWGRERRSEGGRATPRPIRRHAGLSSCETPAADDLYPESHTPLRAMSAISPGKWC